A single Lactuca sativa cultivar Salinas chromosome 8, Lsat_Salinas_v11, whole genome shotgun sequence DNA region contains:
- the LOC111915333 gene encoding uncharacterized protein LOC111915333 isoform X1 has product MQTKKVAMGRNSSKALASPKVSKTQKKVPENVNNQENKASQMITSSARKQKPAAATYTKDSKENVDATNLNARGMCLDNDSYIAINNMSVDSEGCETTESFSNGTIFSPAFHVSRNIEGEIVDGGCGLSSEVSAIYQCMKDSKLECVDEDDHEHEHDHTSSDVQMEDDECEEYDEFDPYFFIKNLPELASVVPSFRPILLPKQTRSCPPTTLVLDLDETLVHSTLEACEDADFTFLVNFNLEDHRVYVRCRPYLKEFLERVAGLFEIIIFTASQSIYAEQLLNVLDPKRKVFRHRVYRESCVFFEGNYLKDLSVLGRDLARVVMIDNSPQAFGFQVDNGIPIESWFDDRSDQELVSLLPFLESLVGVEDVRPIIAKKFNLRDKIAAAICPLAFET; this is encoded by the exons ATGCAAACCAAGAAAGTAGCAATGGGAAGAAATTCTTCTAAAGCACTTGCTAGTCCAAAAGTTTCAAAAACTCAGAAGAAGGTGCCTGAAAATGTCAACAACCAAGAAAACAAAGCCTCTCAGATGATTACATCTTCTGCTAGAAAACAAAAACCAG CAGCAGCCACCTACACAAAGGATAGCAAGGAGAATGTTGATGCAACTAATTTAAATGCTAGAGGCATGTGTTTGGACAATGATTCTTATATTGCAATCAACAACATGTCTGTGGATTCTGAG GGATGTGAGACAACAGAATCTTTTTCAAATGGAACCATATTTTCTCCTGCATTCCATGTTTCAAGAAATATTGAAGGAGAAATTGTAGATGGAG GATGTGGTCTATCAAGTGAAGTGTCAGCCATATACCAATGCATGAAAGACTCAAAGCTAGAATGTGTTGATGAAGATGAccatgaacatgaacatgatcatacATCATCCGATGTTCAAATGGAAGATGATGAATGCGAAGAATACGATGAATTTGatccatatttttttataaaaaacttGCCAGAATTAGCCTCTGTGGTTCCATCTTTCAGGCCTATCTTACTTCCCAAACAAACACGAAGTTGCCCTCCAACTACCCTTGTCCTAGATTTGGATG AGACATTGGTGCACTCAACATTGGAAGCATGTGAAGATGCAGATTTCACATTTTTGGTGAATTTTAATCTTGAAGATCACAGGGTGTATGTTCGTTGTCGGCCTTACCTGAAAGAGTTTTTGGAGAGGGTGGCTGGACTTTTTGAGATTATTATTTTTACTGCAAGTCAAAGCATATATGCTGAACAGCTCCTGAATGTCTTGGATCCAAAAAGAAAAGTATTCAGACATCGTGTGTATCGCGAATCCTGTGTTTTCTTTGAAGGCAATTACCTCAAAGATTTATCTGTTCTTGGTCGTGATTTAGCACGCGTTGTCATGATCGATAACTCCCCACAG GCATTTGGATTCCAAGTTGACAATGGGATACCGATAGAGAGCTGGTTTGATGATCGTTCAGATCAAGAGTTGGTTTCTTTATTGCCGTTTTTGGAAAGTTTGGTAGGAGTTGAAGATGTGCGTCCTATAATTGCCAAGAAGTTTAACCTCAGAGACAAAATAGCTGCAGCAATTTGTCCTTTAGCTTTTGAAACCtga
- the LOC111915333 gene encoding uncharacterized protein LOC111915333 isoform X2 produces the protein MQTKKVAMGRNSSKALASPKVSKTQKKVPENVNNQENKASQMITSSARKQKPAATYTKDSKENVDATNLNARGMCLDNDSYIAINNMSVDSEGCETTESFSNGTIFSPAFHVSRNIEGEIVDGGCGLSSEVSAIYQCMKDSKLECVDEDDHEHEHDHTSSDVQMEDDECEEYDEFDPYFFIKNLPELASVVPSFRPILLPKQTRSCPPTTLVLDLDETLVHSTLEACEDADFTFLVNFNLEDHRVYVRCRPYLKEFLERVAGLFEIIIFTASQSIYAEQLLNVLDPKRKVFRHRVYRESCVFFEGNYLKDLSVLGRDLARVVMIDNSPQAFGFQVDNGIPIESWFDDRSDQELVSLLPFLESLVGVEDVRPIIAKKFNLRDKIAAAICPLAFET, from the exons ATGCAAACCAAGAAAGTAGCAATGGGAAGAAATTCTTCTAAAGCACTTGCTAGTCCAAAAGTTTCAAAAACTCAGAAGAAGGTGCCTGAAAATGTCAACAACCAAGAAAACAAAGCCTCTCAGATGATTACATCTTCTGCTAGAAAACAAAAACCAG CAGCCACCTACACAAAGGATAGCAAGGAGAATGTTGATGCAACTAATTTAAATGCTAGAGGCATGTGTTTGGACAATGATTCTTATATTGCAATCAACAACATGTCTGTGGATTCTGAG GGATGTGAGACAACAGAATCTTTTTCAAATGGAACCATATTTTCTCCTGCATTCCATGTTTCAAGAAATATTGAAGGAGAAATTGTAGATGGAG GATGTGGTCTATCAAGTGAAGTGTCAGCCATATACCAATGCATGAAAGACTCAAAGCTAGAATGTGTTGATGAAGATGAccatgaacatgaacatgatcatacATCATCCGATGTTCAAATGGAAGATGATGAATGCGAAGAATACGATGAATTTGatccatatttttttataaaaaacttGCCAGAATTAGCCTCTGTGGTTCCATCTTTCAGGCCTATCTTACTTCCCAAACAAACACGAAGTTGCCCTCCAACTACCCTTGTCCTAGATTTGGATG AGACATTGGTGCACTCAACATTGGAAGCATGTGAAGATGCAGATTTCACATTTTTGGTGAATTTTAATCTTGAAGATCACAGGGTGTATGTTCGTTGTCGGCCTTACCTGAAAGAGTTTTTGGAGAGGGTGGCTGGACTTTTTGAGATTATTATTTTTACTGCAAGTCAAAGCATATATGCTGAACAGCTCCTGAATGTCTTGGATCCAAAAAGAAAAGTATTCAGACATCGTGTGTATCGCGAATCCTGTGTTTTCTTTGAAGGCAATTACCTCAAAGATTTATCTGTTCTTGGTCGTGATTTAGCACGCGTTGTCATGATCGATAACTCCCCACAG GCATTTGGATTCCAAGTTGACAATGGGATACCGATAGAGAGCTGGTTTGATGATCGTTCAGATCAAGAGTTGGTTTCTTTATTGCCGTTTTTGGAAAGTTTGGTAGGAGTTGAAGATGTGCGTCCTATAATTGCCAAGAAGTTTAACCTCAGAGACAAAATAGCTGCAGCAATTTGTCCTTTAGCTTTTGAAACCtga
- the LOC111915332 gene encoding transcription and mRNA export factor ENY2 yields MRSSIKRPPTPDAEEEEHDREPTLQEIINIKLIESGEKERLKELLRERLIECGWKDEMKSLCRSFTRKKGRSNVTIDDLVHLITPKGRAAVPDSVKAELLQRIRSFLQSAAL; encoded by the exons AT GAGGTCTTCGATCAAACGCCCGCCCACTCCAGACGCAGAGGAGGAAGAACATGATCGAGAACCTACTCTTCAAGAAATCATCAACATCAAA TTGATTGAGAGTGGCGAGAAAGAACGATTGAAGGAGCTTCTGAGGGAAAGGCTTATCGAGTGTGGTTGGAAAGATGAAATGAAATCACTTTGCAG ATCATTTACAAGGAAGAAAGGAAGGAGTAATGTAACTATTGATGACCTTGTTCATCTCATTACACCAAAAGGCAGAG CTGCTGTTCCTGATTCTGTAAAAGCTGAGCTATTGCAAAGAATTCGATCTTTTCTTCAATCAGCAGCTCTTTGA